From Acinetobacter suaedae, one genomic window encodes:
- the ectA gene encoding diaminobutyrate acetyltransferase, with protein MEALSRQSIRLTKSSIIHQLNQCRVRNFQPQDVREVHALIQSCPSLDLNSLYAYALLAEHHTDTCFVAYDHKDQICGAVTGYVCPEDPNTYFLWQIAVSPSEQGKGIGSLLLDQVKEQCLASRQLEFLKTTISPSNKASQNLFRSFAERFDVDCKVSPFLSKQALQPIQPEPFDTQHEPEDLYTIGLWKWD; from the coding sequence GTGGAAGCTTTATCAAGACAGTCAATTCGTTTGACCAAATCATCAATTATTCATCAACTGAATCAGTGTCGAGTTCGTAATTTTCAACCCCAAGATGTACGTGAAGTGCATGCGTTGATTCAGTCTTGTCCATCTTTGGATCTTAATTCATTGTATGCATATGCATTACTTGCCGAGCATCATACCGATACCTGTTTTGTTGCCTATGATCATAAAGATCAGATCTGTGGTGCGGTGACAGGCTATGTTTGTCCAGAAGACCCCAACACCTATTTCTTGTGGCAGATCGCGGTATCGCCCAGTGAGCAAGGAAAAGGGATTGGCTCCTTGCTCCTTGATCAAGTAAAAGAACAATGTTTAGCATCCAGACAATTAGAATTTTTAAAAACAACAATTTCTCCAAGTAACAAAGCCTCTCAAAATCTTTTCCGAAGTTTCGCTGAACGATTTGACGTTGATTGCAAAGTCAGTCCTTTCTTGTCAAAACAAGCACTGCAACCGATTCAACCTGAACCTTTTGATACCCAACACGAACCAGAAGATCTGTACACCATTG
- a CDS encoding MarR family winged helix-turn-helix transcriptional regulator, producing the protein MDDAVRVLQSVRRIEQCVELYSKRLSQLHQITTPQLVALMTIAKMGPCSMSTIGKAIFVSPSTVVGIVDRLEEKGLVLRMRDTQDRRHVHVSLTSKGEQLLDQSPSALPEGFSLALQALTDDERQRLVISLEQFAQLLEAKVPN; encoded by the coding sequence ATGGATGATGCTGTTCGTGTTTTACAAAGTGTTCGGCGGATTGAACAATGTGTGGAGTTATACTCCAAACGATTGTCTCAACTTCACCAGATTACAACGCCGCAATTAGTTGCCCTTATGACCATCGCAAAAATGGGTCCATGTAGTATGTCTACGATCGGGAAAGCCATTTTTGTGAGTCCAAGTACAGTTGTTGGAATTGTTGATCGTCTAGAAGAAAAGGGCTTGGTATTACGAATGCGAGATACACAAGACCGTCGCCATGTACATGTGAGCTTAACTTCAAAAGGCGAACAACTCTTAGATCAATCACCATCTGCGTTACCTGAAGGTTTTTCACTGGCTTTACAAGCTTTAACGGATGATGAGCGGCAACGTCTTGTGATTTCATTAGAGCAGTTTGCCCAGTTGCTTGAGGCAAAAGTACCGAATTAA
- the arsH gene encoding arsenical resistance protein ArsH, whose amino-acid sequence MDVPNVEVELLAKPEFKQIQAVELEHPPRILLLYGSNRERSYSRLAVMEAGRILQYLGAEVRIFHPKGLPLPEDADMEHPKVKELHELLAWSEGMVWCSPERHGSMSSIFKSQIDWIPLAGGAIRATQGKTLALMQVSGGSQSFNSVNQMRILGRWMRMITIPNQSSIPKAFLEFDEDGRMKPSSYYDRIVDVMEELFKFTLLTRGQSQYFTDRYSERKESAEELSKRVNQRSI is encoded by the coding sequence ATTGATGTCCCAAATGTCGAAGTTGAACTGTTAGCTAAGCCTGAATTTAAACAGATTCAGGCGGTAGAGTTGGAACATCCACCTCGTATTCTATTGTTATATGGTTCAAATCGTGAACGCTCTTATAGTCGTTTAGCTGTGATGGAGGCAGGACGCATTTTGCAATACTTGGGTGCTGAGGTGAGAATTTTCCATCCAAAAGGTTTACCTCTACCTGAAGATGCTGATATGGAACATCCAAAGGTCAAAGAATTACATGAGTTATTGGCATGGTCAGAGGGAATGGTATGGTGTTCACCTGAACGTCATGGTTCGATGAGTTCAATTTTTAAATCACAGATTGATTGGATTCCACTTGCGGGTGGTGCGATTCGTGCTACGCAAGGTAAAACCTTGGCATTGATGCAAGTCAGTGGTGGTTCGCAGTCCTTTAACAGTGTTAATCAAATGCGTATTTTGGGGCGTTGGATGCGGATGATCACGATTCCAAATCAGTCTTCGATTCCTAAAGCATTTTTAGAGTTTGATGAGGATGGTCGCATGAAACCTTCGTCTTACTATGATCGTATTGTTGATGTGATGGAAGAGTTGTTTAAATTTACCTTGCTCACACGTGGACAAAGTCAGTATTTCACAGATCGTTATTCGGAGCGAAAGGAGTCCGCGGAAGAGTTGTCTAAGCGAGTCAATCAACGCTCAATTTAA